The stretch of DNA GACACTTTGTAGATGTCATCTGATTATTCCTATACATAACTATCTACTGATGAGGATCCTGCTCCCCTAGTATATTGATTACAATTGACTTCCAATCTCTAAAATCTGGTATAACTCCAGAGGAGAGCAATAAACACAATCCTCTTCATACTCACACTATCCCTCGCCCTAAGCATCATCCTAATCTCCCTAAACTTCTGACTAGCCCAAACAACTCCAGACTCCGAAAAATTGTCCCCGTACGAGTGCGGATTTGACCCCCTAGGGTCAGCTCGACTACCCTTCTCAATCCGATTCTTCCTCAGTAGCAATTTTATTCCTCCTATTCGACCTAGAAATTGCACTCCTACTCCCCCTGCCATGAGCCACTCAACTACAATCCCCCACCACCACCCTGATCTGAACCCTACTAATCATCACTCTACTCACACTAGGACTAATCT from Falco cherrug mitochondrion, complete genome encodes:
- the ND3 gene encoding NADH dehydrogenase subunit 3 (frameshift mechanism unknown (Mindell et al., 1998, Mol. Biol. Evol., 15:1568-1571)), encoding MNTILFMLTLSLALSIILISLNFWLAQTTPDSEKLSPYECGFDPLGSARLPFSIRFFLVAILFLLFDLEIALLLPLPWATQLQSPTTTLIWTLLIITLLTLGLIYEWLQGGLEWAE